In Halococcus salsus, the DNA window CAACGCCTGGATGCAGACCCCACGGGGCTACGAGATGGTCACCCGCAACGGGGTGGAGATCGCCAAACTAACCGACCCGTTTGCCGCGTTTCTCACCCCACGAATGCCCTGGATGTACGTCCATATGATGAACGCGTCGGTGATTTCGGTCTCACTGCTGGTCGCCGGCGTCTCGGCGTACATCATCTGGAAAAAGCCCGATACGGATGTCTGGAACACCGCACTCAAGCTGGCTGTCGTACTCCTGATCGTCTCCGCACCGCTTCAGGCGGTCCACGGCGACGCTTACGGCCGTCACGTCGAAGATACCCAGCCACAGAAGTTCGCCGCGATGGAGGCTCACTACGAGACGGGACAGGCCGACCTGCACCTACTCGCGTTTCCGAGGTCCCTCGAGGCACTTACCGACCCGCGCGCCGAGAATCTCATCACCGTGAGCCTCCCGGCGATCGGGTCGTTCCTCGCCAGTGGTGGGGATTTTGAGGCCGAGGTCATCGGACTGAACGAGTACGAGGAAAACCCTCCCGTAGCACTCGTGTTCTGGTCATTCCGCTTCATGGTCGGGCTCGGGTTCCTGTTTATCGGGCTAGCGCTGTGGGGCGGTTACCTCACGTACCGTGGACGGCTGTCTGACAGCACACGTTATCTGAGGACGATGATTGCTGCATCGCCACTCGGCTACGCCGCGTTACTCACCGGCTGGTACGTCACTGAGATCGGCCGCCAGCCGTGGGTCATCCAGGGTGAACTCAGGACCAACGAGGTGGTCTCCTCGACACTGACCGGGACGGAAGCGACACTGACCCTAGTCGGGTTCGTCGTCGTCTACGTTGGGTTGATGTTGACAGCCCTGTACGTCCTGAAGTGGCTGGTCCGGGAAGAACTCCAGGCGCTCGGTGTCAGAGAGTCGAGTGAGGGGCGCTGGCACGGTCCGATCCCGGGGGTGAGCGACGATGACTGACCTATTGTTGCCCGTCGACGCCTACCTTGTCGAGTGGCTGCCAGAGATATGGTTTGGTGCCGTGCTGTTCGCACTGGGGATGTACGTCATCCTCGACGGATTCGACTTCGGCATCGGTATACTGTATGCGACCCGGACGGACGAACACGAACGGGAGACGTTGTTGGCGGCGTTTGGCCCGGTTTGGGACGCCAACGAGGTGTGGATCGTCGCCTTCGGGACGATGCTGCTGGCGGCGTTCCCGCGGGTGTATTCCCGGCTCCTTGCGGACAACTATTTGCTCGCAATCGGGTTCGTCCTCGCGTTGGTGTTTCGCGGAGTCGGCCCAGAACTTCGCGAGCAGCGCGACGACGAATGGTGGAAGCGCTACGCCGACTACGCCTTCGTCGGTGGCAGCGTCTTCGCACCGCTGCTATTCGGGATGCTCGCCGGCCGCTGGCTGTTCGGCGAGGCGACGCTACCAGTGGTGCTGACTGGTATCGGTCTAGTCGCTGTCTCTATCGCCACGGGTGCGGCGTTCCTCGCGGCCAAAACCGAGCCCGGTCTGGCGTCGGAACTGCATGCGTACGGCATCGGTGCGACACTGGCGTACCTCGGTGGGGTGGTCGTGCTACTAGGAGTGGTTGTCCTGACCGACGCAGGCGGCGCTGCCGACACGGTGCTCTCGCTTCCCGTGGCTGCAGTCGTCGTCCTCTCGGTCACCGTGGGGCTAGGGGGGAGCGTGCTAGCCAGACACGGCCAGTACCGCGCCTGGCTGGCGAGCGCGCTGATGCTTCCCACACTACTGACGATCTTGGTCGCAGTTCTGCTGTATCCGACGATCTACCCGCCAACCGGGTTGCTGGTTAGGGAGGCGATCGTGTCGCCACTGGCGCTGAATCTCGTGACCGTCCTCGGGTTTCCGGTGCTGCTGCTGGTGTTGTGGTACTTCAAGTTCCTCTACGGCGTGTTCAGCGGCCCGATCGAGGGTGAGGGGTACCGGGGGTAACCCCACCAGCTTCTCGGCTTCTGGTCCTATAAAGCGTCTTTGTTGTGTCCTCTCGTGCAAATGGTCGATTTCTCATCTCACTTTACGGTTGGAAATTACTATTAGATGGAACCCACCGAATCAGATCTGTGTCCGAACGAGCCAAAATATCGGGCTCACAGAGAGACGTTCCTTAGAAGCGGTCAGGAACACTCACAGCCGTATTCGGATCAGTCGATATGGACGACGACTTTGCCCTGGTGAGCGCCGCTCTCGAGGTAACAGTACGCTTCGGTGGCCTCGTCAAATTCGGACGTCCGGTCGATGACAGGCGTCATCCCGGCCACCTCGATGGCCCGAACCATCCGGTCGAACATCGCTCGGCTGCCGACTCCGGAGACGCCTTCGAGTTCGATCGCCTTCCCGAGAACGAGCGCTGGATTGACCTCGCCCTGCTGACCCGTGAGCACGCCGATGAGATGGACGTGGCCGTTTTGCCCTGCCCGCCGACCTCGATCACGTGGTCGACGCCGCCCTCCGTGAGGTCACGAACTGGGTCGTCCCAGTCGGGCGTCGCTTCGTAGTTGATGGCCTCCCACGCACCGAGATCGGCGGCGGTTGCGAGTTTCTCATCGCTGTCGTCGTTCCCATCTACGTCACGTTCCTCGTCATCATGGCGATCCTCGGTCGTATCGTAGGCGCTCGACTCCAGCTTCCCGACGAGGAGAGTCGAGCACTCGTATTCACGTCGGTAACGCGAAACTCGCTGGTGGTCCTTCCACTCGCACTCGCGCTCCCGGCGGACTACGCGCTGGTTCCAGCAGTCGTGGTTACGCAGACGCTAGTCGAACTCATTGGAATGGTTGTTCTCACTCGTCTCGTCGGCTTGCGCGTCTGGGAACGGTCGGGAGCGCTGATTCGGAATGTCGGCTCTCTCTGATCAGCCACACTCCCAGGGAGAGTTGAGTGGCCTCGGCTGACGGTGAAGAAGCGGACGCATCAAGCCTATCTCTGATGGCGTGCCGGTAGGGCCATGCATTAAGAGAGCTAGTCTCAACTTCCCCCATACTGGAGAAGTTCACAGATTCGGAGGATGGACTATTTTCGCGTGCTTTTGGGCTTATCTTGGCTCGGACAGGCTACATTGGTGGTGCATCAAGTTAATATCTATTTGACCAAAATAGTCTAATAGTCATATAGCATATGTCCACGTGTGGAACTCATGTTAAAGCAAGATCGATTGTCGCAATGTCGCGTGTGGAACAGAGAGGAACACTCACGCGACTCACAACCATTCCACAGTACTACCCATGCCGACTTTTACTGAAGAGAAACGCAAGCGGGTCCGAGAAGCGCTCCGTGAGACCGGGCGCGAACTCTTCGCTCAGTATGGTATCCGCAAAACGTCGATCTCGGAACTTACCGAAGCGGTTGGGATCGGGAAGGGCACATTCTACCAGTTCTACGATTCGAAAGAGGATCTCTACGTCGATATCTTGGAACAAGACATCGAGACCTTGATTCCGCAACTCTTGCGTGAATCCGTCCAGAAATACGACGATCCGGAGCAGGCTATCACTGCGTTGCTCAACGAAACGCTTGATGAGTTCGAGTCGAATCCACTGCTCCGACAGGTTCTCGCCGAAGGCGAGATTGACCATCTCCGTGATAGCATTCCGGATGAGGAACTCACGGAGAAGCGTGCTCATTCGATGAGCTTCTTTTATCCATATATCGAGGACTGGTACGACGACGGGAAAGTCGTAGGACCGGACCCTGAAATGGTCACGGAAACGATTCGCGCGGTCAGCCGGATCGTCCTTCAGAGAGAGCAAATCGCTGAGGAAAGATACCCAAAGGTTCGAGAGACACTCGTCGAAGCGGTTGCAGCAGGATTGACACGCGACGTCAAGCATTCGGAGGGCTTAGATGAGTAACATTGACAGCCGGGAATCCCTCGAAGCTGACGACCCGTACGTCGTCACTCTGAATCACCCGACGGCTGCCGACCGTGCACTCGTCGGCGGGAAAGAGGCAAATTTAGCTCGGCTTGTCGAAGCTGGATTTCCAGTACCCGACGGGTTCTGTGTGACGACTCTTGCATACTGGGAACTTATCGACGATGATTCGATCGACGCATTGCTTGACGATCTCTCCAATCTTGATCCGACAGACACCGAGGCCCTCGCCGCCGTAGGGTCGTCTCTTCGCGCCTGTATCGAAAACCAGGACGTCACACCATCTATCCGAGAGGCTATCGAGAACGCGCTCGCTAATGTTGAGGCCGAAGCCGGGTCCGAGACAGCGTATGCAGTGCGCTCTTCGGCGACAGCTGAAGACCTCCCGGACGCTTCCTTTGCGGGCCAGCAAGAGACGTTTCTTAACGTTCGCGGTGCGGACGATATTGTCGACCGAATCCGCGACTGTATGGCGAGCCTATTCACCGACCGCGCGATTGCCTACCGGGCAAGAAACGACATCCCTCACAAAGAGGTAGCGCTGGCAGTCGTCGTCCAACGGATGGTCACCCCCGACGCAGCGGGTATCCTGTTCACCGCCGATTCACAGACGGGTAACCGCCGCGTCACGACCATCGAAGCCGGAATCGGACTGGGGGAGGTGTTGGTGTCCGGGGAGGTGAACGCAGACACTGTTCACGTCGATACACGAACCGGCAAAATTCTCGGCTACGAGGTGGGCAACCAAGGATTCGCAGTGCAGCCGCTCGAGGAGGGAGGAACCAAGACGGTCGAACTAGACGACCGCGACAACCGCGTGCTCTCGGACAAGCAGGTCCGGACGCTCGTGGAACGGGGTACAGAAATCGAAGCGCTGTTCGAGTGCCCCCAGGACATCGAGTGGTGTCTCGCGGACGGGGACTTGTATATCGTGCAGGCCCGACCGATCACGTCGCTATTTCCGCTGCCGTCACCCGAACCCGAGGACGACCGTTTGCATGTATACCTCAGCTTCGGACACGTTCAGGCGTTCGCCGAAGCGATGCCACCGCTCGTGAGGGACGTCTGGATGGCGTACATTCGCCTTTGGATGACAGAGGTCGGAATGGACCCCGACACGCAGTGGTTCGTCGAGGCTGGTGGGCGTCTCTACATAGACATGACGACGCTCTTACGGGTCGGCGTCTTTCGGAGGCAGATTCCGGATCAGCTAGCGGAGATGAGCGAATCGGTGGGTGCAGCCTTCGAGAATGTGTTGGCTCGGCGCGGCGAGGAATTCCGGAGCGATCGGACGGTACGCGATACGCTCGCGGCCCTCCCCCGGTTCGCTGGCATGGTCGGGTGGGGGATTTGGATGGGTTTTCCGATCATGTCATCGATGTTTTCCGGGTTTTTCAGTGCGTTCGTTGGCGAGCCGAACCCCCCCGAACGTGAGGAAACCAAGTGGACAGATTGGGGGCGGGACGTCGCAGCTGGGGTGCGTGCACCCGACACGCCCATCAAGCGGGTAAACGCTGGCTTTAATCTCTCGGAACAGGCCATCCATTACCCACCCACTGGGCCATTGTTTCCAGACACTCCCGAGGACGTCAACGATGTCGCCAAAGGCCTTCCAGTTGATCTGGTGACGCGGATTAATCTCGGGCTGGGTGACCTCGCGGATGTCGCTCGTGACCATCCCGAGGTTGTTGAGGCGCTGCGGGAGGATGCGTCGCTAGAGGAGATCGAAGCATGCGAGGGTGGCGAGGCGTTCCGTGCCGTACTCGATGAGTTCCTTGAGGAGTTCGGCCACCGTGCAGCCGGCGAGATCGACGTCAGCCGGCCACGATGGCGCGAGAATCCGTCGGGGTTGCTCGCGACGGTCCGCGCAAACCTCAAACATGAGGGAGAAGGTGAGCACCGTGAACACCTTCGCAAGATGGAGCGAGAGGCGAAGGCGGCAGCCGAACGGCTCGAACAGCGGGCC includes these proteins:
- a CDS encoding TetR/AcrR family transcriptional regulator, which gives rise to MPTFTEEKRKRVREALRETGRELFAQYGIRKTSISELTEAVGIGKGTFYQFYDSKEDLYVDILEQDIETLIPQLLRESVQKYDDPEQAITALLNETLDEFESNPLLRQVLAEGEIDHLRDSIPDEELTEKRAHSMSFFYPYIEDWYDDGKVVGPDPEMVTETIRAVSRIVLQREQIAEERYPKVRETLVEAVAAGLTRDVKHSEGLDE
- a CDS encoding zinc-binding dehydrogenase; its protein translation is MLTGQQGEVNPALVLGKAIELEGVSGVGSRAMFDRMVRAIEVAGMTPVIDRTSEFDEATEAYCYLESGAHQGKVVVHID
- a CDS encoding cytochrome ubiquinol oxidase subunit I, encoding MSLTTLLSTVGPGWVAFLSPELASRMQFGWTISVHIIFASLSIGLAPFIIYFTWKDVRTSEQRYARLRSFWVKVFAAGFVMGTVTGIPMSFQFGTNFPQFAEVAGELIGGPLAFEAKMAFFLEAVFLGVLLYGRDRVGDRTYLISSVLVGFGAWLSGFWILIVNAWMQTPRGYEMVTRNGVEIAKLTDPFAAFLTPRMPWMYVHMMNASVISVSLLVAGVSAYIIWKKPDTDVWNTALKLAVVLLIVSAPLQAVHGDAYGRHVEDTQPQKFAAMEAHYETGQADLHLLAFPRSLEALTDPRAENLITVSLPAIGSFLASGGDFEAEVIGLNEYEENPPVALVFWSFRFMVGLGFLFIGLALWGGYLTYRGRLSDSTRYLRTMIAASPLGYAALLTGWYVTEIGRQPWVIQGELRTNEVVSSTLTGTEATLTLVGFVVVYVGLMLTALYVLKWLVREELQALGVRESSEGRWHGPIPGVSDDD
- a CDS encoding cytochrome d ubiquinol oxidase subunit II produces the protein MTDLLLPVDAYLVEWLPEIWFGAVLFALGMYVILDGFDFGIGILYATRTDEHERETLLAAFGPVWDANEVWIVAFGTMLLAAFPRVYSRLLADNYLLAIGFVLALVFRGVGPELREQRDDEWWKRYADYAFVGGSVFAPLLFGMLAGRWLFGEATLPVVLTGIGLVAVSIATGAAFLAAKTEPGLASELHAYGIGATLAYLGGVVVLLGVVVLTDAGGAADTVLSLPVAAVVVLSVTVGLGGSVLARHGQYRAWLASALMLPTLLTILVAVLLYPTIYPPTGLLVREAIVSPLALNLVTVLGFPVLLLVLWYFKFLYGVFSGPIEGEGYRG
- a CDS encoding PEP/pyruvate-binding domain-containing protein, which encodes MSNIDSRESLEADDPYVVTLNHPTAADRALVGGKEANLARLVEAGFPVPDGFCVTTLAYWELIDDDSIDALLDDLSNLDPTDTEALAAVGSSLRACIENQDVTPSIREAIENALANVEAEAGSETAYAVRSSATAEDLPDASFAGQQETFLNVRGADDIVDRIRDCMASLFTDRAIAYRARNDIPHKEVALAVVVQRMVTPDAAGILFTADSQTGNRRVTTIEAGIGLGEVLVSGEVNADTVHVDTRTGKILGYEVGNQGFAVQPLEEGGTKTVELDDRDNRVLSDKQVRTLVERGTEIEALFECPQDIEWCLADGDLYIVQARPITSLFPLPSPEPEDDRLHVYLSFGHVQAFAEAMPPLVRDVWMAYIRLWMTEVGMDPDTQWFVEAGGRLYIDMTTLLRVGVFRRQIPDQLAEMSESVGAAFENVLARRGEEFRSDRTVRDTLAALPRFAGMVGWGIWMGFPIMSSMFSGFFSAFVGEPNPPEREETKWTDWGRDVAAGVRAPDTPIKRVNAGFNLSEQAIHYPPTGPLFPDTPEDVNDVAKGLPVDLVTRINLGLGDLADVARDHPEVVEALREDASLEEIEACEGGEAFRAVLDEFLEEFGHRAAGEIDVSRPRWRENPSGLLATVRANLKHEGEGEHREHLRKMEREAKAAAERLEQRADHGLLGPIQKRFVRRLIRTYRGYIQTREYPKQGVSYLFAAWHETFQEAGERLADEGRLADSDDVWLLREDELLAALEGDSIDVDLAARRAEFERHAAMDAPPVLTSEGEAPSAVIDTRRKEWKTWVAMGID